Part of the Zonotrichia albicollis isolate bZonAlb1 chromosome 2, bZonAlb1.hap1, whole genome shotgun sequence genome, AACACAAAAACAACCCCAGGAAAAGATGAGTTGTGGCCATTGTGTTGCTGTCTCGGGTTTTGCTTAGCAGTGTGGTTGCTGTTgggacaggaggaggagaaatgcACAGTGGGGAAAGTGGGAAGCAACAGTTACAAACCCACCATTTGGTAAACAACTTCCCTGCTTTTTTAATTCTGGAAATTACACACTGTGCAGAATTCAGAATTCAGTGACACAACGAATATACAAAACCCTGAAAGGATTTGTAAACTGTGAAAAGTAAACCAACTTTCCTCACTAGTAATAATACACCAGTTATTAATTAACTCACATATATTGAGTATATAAATAGTTTGATATTTCAGAATATCTTTTATATGTTTGAGATTCAGTCTACAACACTATCTTTACATGGCTTTGAAGacagtaataaaatatatgGTATCTTTACTTTTCATGTAGAAGAGTATGAAAGACGTTCCATATCTAATAACCCTGCATTCAGACAAAGTATTTTGTAAAGGACTTTGGAATCGAGTTTATAAATAATTCTTACCGAGGAAGTGAACAGTGAGGCAACTATTCACATATTACAGGAATGCCATTTGTTCTCCCTTTCAGCTGCCagccattttattttcttgttataTACAAAGCGCTATTGTTGGAATGAAAAGTAGAAGGAAGGACCAGAAAATTACTTCATAATGCAATATAAGCACAAATATGATGCACAGGATAGCAATTGTACTAGTCACATAAGAGCCTTCCTGTTTGCAAAAAAAGGGCTTTGTGTTCTAGTGGCATGCCCTCCTTTAGATGCACAGGACAAACTCCAAGATCTTTCTTACACCACTACCTTCATCCTGTTGGTAGCAAAACAGGATTTATTTAATCCTTCCAGACAAAAACCCCAGCCATGACCCAGGAGAGCAGAACTCACCCATGTGATCTcaccttccttcctcctcctgccacacCCCTTTCCTGGCTCTTCTAAAAGGAAGCAGGATAAGGAGCATGCTTTTTCCAGCAAAATGTgacagggaaaacaaacaaaacacctgCCATCCCTGTccttcacaaagaaaacagaTAGCAGTAAAGCATGGAAAGCTTGCAAAGTGTGCCCCTCTATATATGATACAGACCAGAGGGTACTGCCAGGCACATTTCTGTGAACAGAAAATTAGGTGGAATCACTAGGTAACAAGAGTTGTCTCAAAACAGTGTGTGATTAAGTCCAGAAAACAACTTTACTTGAGTTGCAAAATATTTATGTCTGAAGGAAACCTGATGGGCAGCCTGACAGCAGAATTACCCTTTCACTGACATTTTTATCATGagggttgtttggtttttaaattcCTCCGCTCAGTAGCTCTGTTTAGGTCTGCTTATCTATAGTGTTTTTACTCTGTggcatttttgggttttgggatttttgtttggttggttggcttgggtttggtttggtttttttttttggtttaccATTAAGAAGGGTAAAGGAATGCAGCTGTTGTATATTCATAGCATAGTTTTTGCTATTTTTCAGGAATTCAAAATAGGACAAATATAATCTCCTACTTCCATAACAACCACACTTAAGAGGAAACCAAGGCTACTTTAAAATGAGCCTCGCCAATGGGACGTGACTGCCAGAAACCCATTCCTCTGTGAGCAGAGGAAGTATGTTATATCCATCTGCCTCAGGAAAGAGGGAGTTATAACTCAAGTTTATCATCTGAAAATCTGGTATTTAGTGGGCTTCTCTGGAATTACTATTCTGAAAATTCTTCTAAAACCAAGCTGCTACTATATTGTTCTCAGCTACTGAATCTCTCATTAATAAGAAAACCAGATGTcaaagcaaacacaggagaaaccTGTGAAGTTGTAAGATAAAATAAgaattattgtaatttttaaGCTAGAGCTTCGAAACAGCCTTCCCCAAACTGAATACAGACTAGAGAATACTGCTATAATGACTCTTCCAGAATTAATATGTTTACTATAAACAAAGAAATGTAAAACGTAACCAAGTACTTGTTCTTATAAATTTTCTCAaaaactgggaattcctgcataGTATGTATTTCCCAGCCTTCCAGGACATATTTGACCACCAATATTTGGGTTTCTCATATCCACATATTATAGCTGATCAGCCAAGCTGCTATTTTACACTTACCAGACCTGATTATATGGTATTTGTAGCAACTCTCAAATTCAAAAGGGAATCTTGAATCTTATAGAATTCAATCAGGGAATCTTAAATTCCTATTCAGGGTATTGAGTGATCTCCAGCTTGTAACAAAGAGGTATTTTGAACCTGTTTTGGAGTACTTGTCTAACATATTAGCACATGGAGATTTGGCATTTCTTTGGAATACAGATAACTGGTTTGTTCAGACACAAACAGAATTGtagaatcattaaggctggaaaagacctccaagagcatcaagtccaacctttgaccaaacaccaccttgtcaagtAAACCACAGCACTAAGAGGTAAAGGCAATGCTGCTTACATCTGAGTTCCATAAAATCTCCACTTGAAGGAGAACCTGAATGTTTTGATTTCCAAACAGGAAAACCACATTTCtatgctgctgctttctgcagaaTGGAATTTTAATCTGGCCTACTCTCTTCTATGACTCTTCAAGTTTTCTTCTATGACTCCTCAAGTTTTCTTCTTCCAGGTTAAGCTATTCTGTTCAGCTATCTTACGTATTCAGTATTGTATCTACTAAATTTCAagtcccaatttttttcccctcttgttATAGTTTTTTTAAACACAAGTATATTATTTGAATATTTCTGAAGCTTTCCACATGGCAAAATCTGCATAAGCTACCCAAGAGAGATCAACATACCAATTCctaaaacccaaaccaaatttaaaaaaaacccaacaaaaacaacaTTCTGGCCTTGAAATGCATTGGTGACGTAGTCCTTCCTCACAGGCTACCACAAGCCTCCAGAAAAAACGTATGTGTGGAATTTTATCCCCCTGCAGACTGATACATCCTGAGAATTAACTATAAAGCTTTTTAATTGGCCAGGCTGAAATACGAGTATCCTGCAAGCCATGAAATAAGCAAGTGATGCTATGGAAAGCATTCAAGTGAAGACACATAAATGACAGGTAAATCACAGGAATTTATTCAGGCAAATAGCCTTTATTTTGCTTCTACCCAGGCATGTAGCTTCTTAACTGGATTGTTTTATCTCAGTCTTAAGCTCTATTAGCTGAGTAAGGAATAAAAGGATTTAACTTTTTATCAGATGAGCAGTATCAAGAGACTTCAGGCATGGGAGAATTTATGCCTGGTGATTTTTTTGCAGCCTGCTCATTACACTTACATCGAACgatgggcacagctgggtttGCCTGCCTATTGGTAGAGGATGCGGTATGAGTTTTCCGAAGCTTCTATGACAGCACTTGCTACAAAGACCGCTCAGTTTGATTCCAGATAAGTCACTTATCCACAAATGTTGTGAAGACACTTCACTGGGGACATTTTCAGGGTGAACCAAAAGGTATGTATGCTGTGTGACAGGTACACAAGACAAATGCCTGAGGGACGGGACACTGACTTTCAGCCCCAGATATCTGGTTCCCAAGTATCTACCATGAAGAGGAAGggaacaacaaaaacaaaagcaaagcaaaacctAACCATACTCTCAGATGCAAAAGCACTTTGAAGAAACTTTGTGAGAGAAGGCTCCCCAGCCACCCAGATAAAAAGCTActgttttactttaaaaaattaaggaaTTGACAAGCCTGGAAAGGCTGTGCTTGTTTTCTACTGCAGAATGAAAAGAAGTACTGAAGCCCCAGACAGACCCTGGTATTCTTGAGCCAGTGCTATTAGCTCTCTATTGTTAGCTCTCTCTTGTGGTGTCACAAACAGCACTTCCAAAAGTACATGTGTAGGTGCTGCTCCTCATTCCACCCAGTCCGAGAACAACAGAGGGTAAAACCAGAAAAGGGGTTTCTGCAAGATATTATTTAGGTGAACTAACTACAAGCAATGCTTAAAAAAGCATAAACATATTTTACAGATGATCAAGGAAAAAACAAGTCACCACAAAACCAGACTAGGATATAAAGCTAAGAAGTTTAGGGATTTCCTCATCATAGTACTTGTGGAGTAATACTGTAAGTACAGTGTTAAAAATTACTGTAACTCCACAGATATTCTTAGTATTCTAAGGATGCCCAGGAAAGTCAAAGTGGAATCCTGTACAAGATAAACTGTTAGCAGCCCTTAACCACCAGCAGAAAAGAGCCTcctgggagagggaaaaaaaaaatcagatggtGACAGAGTGATCAAACTGCACTGCCACTGAAGTTTTACAGCAAACTAATCAAAAATGCCTTCAGGGAAACAGGTGTAAATTAAGAAGACTTTCTACACATTTCACTTAGATGGTCACATAGGAAGGAATATGTTCAGTTGGTAAAAATTACTCTGGATAAAGTAACGTTGCCTTTATTCAAAACTGATCCAGGTCAATGCAATACATTTTTGAAACTAAAGGCCAAAGAGCAACTGAAAAGATATAGACTATGGCTAATAAAAACTGGACCACATTAAAAGAACATTACTGACTTACAACCTCACTGCAGAAATCACATCCTGGCATCACAGTTAAATAAAACCCatgaaaaatgggaaggaatACAAATAACTGATGTCATTCAAATCCTGCTTTTCTTGATAAACATTAATCCAACAAACACCCACTACTAAACAGTACTCATCTAATTTATGTTCCCTGCTCCAGTGAATAGGTATTTACATTAAGTCTTGACCTTGTGACAGTTGGCATGCATGTGGCGCCAGGAATCTTGATGTCTTCCCAGACAGCAGGGCATGAGATGCCATTTCTTTTGGAGACACAGAGGGTCTTAAAGCTTTGAGCCCTTAGCTAAGGAAAAAGAGGCACTATGCTTTCAGTTGAGACTAATGCTTTTCTGTGTCTTATGCTTTCCTTACAAGGCAGGGGAGGGGGATCTATTCAGTTTCCCAAATAAGGGATACGTGTAGGCTCTGTTGCTGTGCATCACAGTGGTGTCTCTGCAGCAGTAAATAATGTATTACATGAGCCATGTCAGGGAAGAAGGATGCACAAAATGGCTTGGGCTTCAAGCCCAATACTCAGGGTGGTGTAAGAAACCTGCTGCCTGCTGGGGATGACCCTGTTACAAATTATCGCTGAACCCAACTTGttggcattgcccagggaactACTAATACCCATGGGCCAGAATCATGCTAGGACATGTTAAGATCCTCAGCCTACTCCAGACATGAACAACCTGGTCCTATCAAGCAGCATTTCACTGAGTGGCACTGGTCCAGCTTCAGGCCCCAGCCCCAGAATGCCAGTGTGTTTCTCATCTGCCATGCAAGAAGCCAAGGGGCTTCAAAACACTGCAAAGCAGCACCTGTGCTTTTTGGCACTCTCTTTTCCTGGTCAGTCTCAGATCTGCTCCAGGGAGTGATCCCAAAGCTCTACCAGATCACCTCCATCTCAAGGTCTCTCCTTCACAGTATTCTTCGTACAAGCTCATTTGTGTTTGGAATGGTTGTTCTAGAGTAAAGATACGTTTTTATTGTAAgcatttcacatttttcttctgatCCTTTAAAAAGCAGGGTTTAAGAACAAACTCCTTGCACTTTAAATTCCAGGTTGGTCTGAAAATTCAACCAGAAATTTTACCTTCTGAGTTGTTTATTGGATCAATGAAAGCCTCATATACATTTTACAATTAAGACCTTCTGCCTGGGATGCAGTAAGTGttcatttctctttcttctcagtGGAGACTTTTGCATCTCTGGTAACAGCAGATTCATTAGGTCAAACCCTCTTAATAGTAGATGTTGTAGGTACAAATTCACAATAGATAGGTGTGATACTCCTTGAAACATTTCTTTATATTATACTATTGCCCTGAAGCAGGTATTTGGCCAGGAACTGAGTAAATATGTGCTGGTGTTTCTCAATATATTAGTGGAATTTAAAGCCAGACATGGAATGTGGATTTAGTTAAACAACAGTGAAACCACCAATGACCATCacatttctgtgatttctgaaGCTTATGGTGTCCCCCTCATCACCCCCTGCCCTCCAGTCTTTTTCTGTTCATTATGTTACTACTAATTAAAACTAGAGAATTGAATTTATCCATGACCAGGTTATTACACACTCAGAGACATTACACTGACTTTACACTGCAACTTCTCCTTAACTCATCATTAGAAAGCACACTCAAGCCAAATTTGAGCACACTTCTTAATCATATTACCGtttatcttaaaaaataaaaagatggtGCCATGACTAGTAGAAAATGATTCCCCTGAAAGGACATCACTCTGCATGAGTGGGTTCCTCACCAATGTATACTTCATCTCCCAAAAATTATCTGAGCATACTacatgttatgaacaaaaattcagttaatatttttttgtgagaaagagttacagggacgcagccaggtctctgtctctgccaaagTTCTTAGTGTTTTGTCACTAAGACAAAACACTaagtaatcacgggtcgttagagcttatctcctcttttgtattagtaaaaggcctggctgggtgcggtagattgcccttccccgaggcagtgcgctcttccagcatagggaagacacctgagagggtggggggggttatgcaaagtgactccaaagtccagaatgctttgtgggaccccaactccagaggcacagagaaaaccccaaaaacaacgagccaaataagagttgagagactaaagtgatgtctggacgtgaggagccgagtgctgagcctgcagagatgctgaacaccttcggagcccctctcgccctgagcagagagtcgtcccaacgccgggactagCCATCTGGGGAAGCTCACAGGatcaacatctgacggggacaccacggcctaaaggctcccacgaggcctggatccccggctctgcccctagtggacggagctgcgcatatcctcctcctctgagccgccctgccgagccgctgatcacttttaataaaggcattaaaaaggagaagaagtctcctggccctgtttatttcactacACTTTGTAAGCTTCCAGGAAAATGTGAAATGAGTGAATTACTTCTGCTGAGACTGCTACTTCCAAACAAAGAAAGTGCAGCATGCTCTGCTTGGATCCTTCCCTCACAATTCTCAGTCTTGGATTGTCCTTTGGCAGTGGGAAAACAGCTGTTAAATTTACATGCAACTGAGGCAACCTTGAAAACTGTAAACATATTACTATTATTGTTTATTATTAATAAGtttactattattatttattattactaAGTTGTCCAGTATGACACTCTCAAACCCCCAAATGGTATCCCAACAAAGTCTTGTTCTTCTCTGCAGATGATCAGACCTTATTACGGGCTCTAGGAAAACCACAAGTTTCCACACATTGGTGACTCACCACTTCAACTCCTCCTGCATAGGATCTTCCTCCAGAACAGAATCAGAACTATCATGACTACTAAAAGCACCACAATAATCACCAGCCAAAGCAATGATGATCCCTCTtctgtgaaaacaaaacaacaaaacatccACAGCAAATTAATCTCATtgtgaaaaaaagcaaaacaagccACGAGGATGTCTGATTAATGACAGTGGTTCATAGCATTGTTAAAGGTACTGCTAGGATAAATGAAAGCAGCAATTGctcaaaagagaaaataaacccaTGTGTCTTCAAAAACAAAGCtacttttccacagaaaatttgaagaaaatatgTGCTCATGGCAAAGAATACTGCCATTCCTATACCTGATACAGTGGTTGGCATACACACACAAGCAGAACTTCATACAAGTCTTAACTCTTTCAGAagagttttttttgtttcacccagaattttattatttttactttaaaacaCTTTTTACTTTTAAACACTGTTGAAAAGGCAAtaataattttaagaaaataagaccGGCTATGTTTTGCTGCCTGCAAATAGCTCTACCCAACAGCTGACTGTAAATGTTCCTCCCTGGTTAGATATTACCACTTCATTTGACTGCTATTAATCAAAAGGCTCATCTCAATGTTCACTGACATTAGCTGGAAAATGGTATGACTTGAAATTTATTTGACTTGAGCTAAAACGATTATGTATTTTAACAAATTTATGTTGAACTATTCGTTTGAACTTCTTGTCCTCTAAAATATAAGACTGTTAAAACAAAAAGCTCTTAGCTGATTTTTTATCCACTTAACAAGAAATAACAACAGTCTTAGTTTTCTGCTTTCTGAGATATGTATTTGCTTTTTAGAAGACCAAAACAAAAGAATACTGGGGGCAGGACAAAAAGATTACTATGTTTTTTCAGAATTGTAATGTAATTCAGAATTAAGAACTAAATTGCTTTTGAATGTTTAGAGAGCAGATATTAAAAATCAGATCCTGCTCTTTACTACTATTCCTGTAACAATCACTTCTTGAGCGTGTAATTTCAGAATCAACCCACAGCTACAAGCTGCTTTTCCGGTCTTGCTAATCTACAAGTGGTCTTCAATTTAAGGCTCTATATACAGAGACGTGAATTTTAAATCACTCAAGTCAATGCTCCTGTATTAAGTAAAAATGTTTCTTCAGCTTTTAATGTTTCTATTTCTTATCTGCAGAAACAGGGTTAAAGTCTTTCCAGCAGAACAGAAtgttggaaaaagaaataaattaacacTATAAGATATTCAGATGTTACATTAATATATCTAAGATTTCTGTATAAACCAAACATAAGTGTCTTCAACTGACCCCCTCCCTGTATGCCTGAAAGTACTGTTCCTCTCTGACCATTACTGCAGTGGACATGCGCCTTGgcaaaaaatcagagaaaccaAAACATCATGTACAGATTATATACAACAAAACATGCAGTAAGTTGAACTGAACATTTGATTCAGAGACAGTTTGCTATGAATTTCAAAATTTCTGACTTGATCAACAATCCATAGAGTTTCTACTCATCATTCTACTCATGGATATCAGCTgacatatatttatttttaagctcttaaaaaaattatgaaggCCTACGTGGAAATCTAAGTTCAACTTGCTGTACAATGCATGGTGCCTCTAAACCCTGTATCACCCCAGCTGATTAGTctggcttttttcccttcttggATAGGACTCCAATATGTTACTACCTCAAAGACAACAGTGGATGCAAATAGGATTTCCTGACATATAAACATCTCATTCCCACTACTTTCCAGAAGATTCCTATCCAAATATGCTACTGCAAAACATGGAAGCCAAGAGAATGCTAACAAGTTGCCTGTACTTCTCACCTACCTCCTTTTATTTTCACAGGTATTTCAAATGTTTCATTTGTGTTGCTTACTTTGCAGGTCAAATCCTGTGCACTGATGCTCTGAATATGGTAGATTTCCAGTGTACTGGTGATGGACACAATCCCATTTTTGTGCTTGACTGTCTTCTGTGTAGGAGTAGAGTTGAACAGGTTGTTCCAGGTGATGGTGGGCTCTGGGAGGCCATTAGCATTACAAATGACTATCAGATGATCTTCAGAAATGTTGTGATGGACAGATGCATTGAGACCTTCCAACACACAAATGAGACAAGTCACCACCACAGTGAGCACCTGGTCGTAAGCAGTAGTAGCAGGCTAACCATTACAAATTAGAGCAAAGCTTACTGGATTCACACTGAGCCCAATGTCAAGGAATGCAAGAAGAGTTCCTTGGGTAAGATCCCCTCCATGACTCAATACTCCTTCCTCAACAGTGAAGTAGTATACCCCAAAGATTTCACTCAGTCTGAAATCCAAGTATTAAAATAATCTGTTAAGTAAAATAATTTATGGGTCCTATCTGCTAATTCCCTATCAATGGTAGGGTTTGGGAGAGCAGCTGACAGCACTGGAGTTGTACTGTGCACCAAAAGGAAACTCCAATGGGCAATGTTGGTTTGCCCAAGTTCCAGATGGGACTGATCAAGGACTTGGAAAGATTCCACTCCTTGTTTTTCAGCTGCTACTCAAGGAGTAACAAACAAGAGCCAAAATGACCACAATAATCTTGAATATGACCCACAGAATTTTGCTCACAGCAGTAGTGCTCTGTTTCTACATCATGTTCCACCAGAGGATGCTCCCATCACTGCAATTCATGAATCTGCTCAAGGAAATACTGTGGGTAAGAAAACACCTCTTATTTCAGTAGAGACATATCCCTGCAGAGAACCTTACCAAAAACACTCAGGCAGGTATTTCCTGAGAGAGGACCAGAAGGGAAAACATTGAAGAGACACTTGTAACATCCTGAATCATCCATTCTAGTGTCCCAAAAAGTTATGCTTGTCTTGTTGAGTTCCAAACTTGTGAAATTCATTCTGTCTTTATAGGGCTTCTGAATCCTTAATCCATTCGTTTCACTGTATGTAGCTATATTATCATGTAATTCTTCTGAGTCCTTTTGCCATGTCACTTGCAGAACATCCATGGGTTTTGTTAGGGCACAACTCAGAGTCACACTGTCACCCATCCTCACTGCTGTGTATCCAGCCTGCGGAACCACTGCAATGACAGTAAATAGTTAATGAAATGGGCAGATATCACGCATTCAGAAGCCTAATGTTGATTCTAAGGCCTGGATTACCCACAGACACAACTCCTTCAGTTACATATTGTTTCTGTGGCTTTCCCCTACAAAAAAGTCCATCTCCTGCATACTCCTAGTAATCAATGAAGTTATGTTGATTTGCATTGGCTGAGACTTTAGCTTTCTTCTAAGCTGCTTAAAAGACAAAAAGACATACCCATTTCTGTACCAATATCTGCAGACTTCCCTCGTAAGTTTTACTAAATCAGCTCATGACTTCCTATTCTCAGCAAATACTCAATTTTTGTTTCCTAAGAGCTAGAGGAAGATTGAATGCATAAGTGAAGCATGCAACAAGCCATTATCAGAGAAGTAAACAGCATAATGCCTTTAAAAGGCTTTCTGAACTGTAGTTTCAGAGTTCACAGTGCATTTGAGATGAAGGGAAGGAAGTCATTTTCGGATGCCCCACTCTTGGAAGCTGTCAACTCAGGTTAACAATGGTGTCCAGTGTCACTGTCGATATGGGATGTTTCTTGTCCTTCCCATCTCTAAATGCTgctccaggaggatttgtgtcaCAACTACCAGCTCCATGTCTCTGTCTCATCTATGTAAGAAAGTAAGTCAAGCAGAACCAGCAATCTGTATTTCACCTAGTTTTGTCTCTTACTCTGCTGAAGCCTCAGAAACCTGAAGCCGGTTCCCCAAACAATTTCAAGCAGATTTCAGGAAATTCAACTTACCATTTGCCTTTCCAAGCCCAGAATATGCCAAACACAAAACCAGAGCTTGTATAGTCATTTTGGAAGAGAAAATCTGCTTCACCTAAAGAAAAACAGAGATGACAGATCATCCTCTGCTGATATTGTACATTCAGGGTGCAAGAATTAACAGTAGATTTTTCACGTGAAAAAGAATATAAGGGTCAGACAGCAAGACTTGACAAGTTTTATTGCCCTGTTTCCTTCAACTGAATTGTAGACCTGCCTGGAACTGAAGTTGGTGTTATATTCAAGAGGAAACACAATTTTGCAAAAAATACTTCTGTAACACACTCTACCCATTCCTGAGTTTCTTTTGTCAATGCCTGCAAAACTAGCTGAAGCATCCTGGGACCATCTTCTGTCAAGAATTTAAGCAAAGCCCAACCTTTTAAAGATTTTCACAACattcaaaaaataaaagagacagTCAGCTGAAAAGCATTTTCTATATTATACAGATGAAAAAAGAAGGGctggtaaataaataaataaataaataagacaaAGAATCAATAAataagacaaagaaaaaagtatttaaaaacaaattgccAAGAACTTGTGTACATACTGCGTACACCCACAACCAGTAGCctgcatttaaattttaaacacACTATGCTAAAACAACTCCTGATATAACTCTCCAGTTACCAAGAACAAATAGAGACCAAGATGTTACATGTAGAATCACGAAACAAGAACATATCAGCAACGAGCCCAATGAAAAAAGTTTGTGTAATCAGATATTTGAGCACGGCTGTAAGAAATTCAAATATTCCCCTAAGCATGCAGAAATCAAGGGCCAGCAGAGCAAGCAGAAACTAGCGAGTCACAGAGCTGTTTATAAAGCACGGGAAGATGTACCACGCCGGCAGGCAAGCAGAGTTTCCAATAACAATCCTTTGCTTCACTGCTTTAGTACTCATTAAAGCCCTTAATGCACCATTGCACACACCTGGGGTAGCAACAAGAATTCACACAGTGAGGAACGAGGCTATACCGTGTAGCTATACCACGCACAGAAAGAAGTCCCTTTAGGTCACAACTCCAGTCACGAGTGCTGCAGAGAgtgagaaaacaaaaaccaaaacgaacagaaaaagaagaaaaagagaaaagaaaaaaaaaaggaaaaaaaaagcgtTAAAGATTGAGGCAAGTAAAGCGCAAATCCTTTACTGCATCTCCCAAAACCGCACCTCGGAGGGCTCCTGAGCCACGGTCTGTGCCGCTCCCTGGACAAACCGCCCCCCACTACTGTCTGGGAGTCTCCCTTAACTTCAAAGAAACTTGCCCCCTGTTGGCATCACAGAGGTTTTCGAAGGCAGCTGCCGactgagcccagcagctggaGACCCCTCCCGGGTAGGAAGGGAGGACGGAGGAAGGAGACGCGGCACGCGGGCGGTGCCTCCGGCCTTTCGTCCCCACGGCGGGGTCCCCCTCCCGCCGGCGCTGTCAGGCTGACGCGCACCCGGCACCCACTGCTCATCTCCGCCCGAAACCCTCCTCGGAGGTGGGAATGCGTCCGGGGAAGGCAG contains:
- the LOC102074065 gene encoding OX-2 membrane glycoprotein isoform X1, translated to MTIQALVLCLAYSGLGKANVVPQAGYTAVRMGDSVTLSCALTKPMDVLQVTWQKDSEELHDNIATYSETNGLRIQKPYKDRMNFTSLELNKTSITFWDTRMDDSGCYKCLFNVFPSGPLSGNTCLSVFGLNASVHHNISEDHLIVICNANGLPEPTITWNNLFNSTPTQKTVKHKNGIVSITSTLEIYHIQSISAQDLTCKVSNTNETFEIPVKIKGEEGSSLLWLVIIVVLLVVMIVLILFWRKILCRRS
- the LOC102074065 gene encoding OX-2 membrane glycoprotein isoform X2, translated to MTIQALVLCLAYSGLGKANVVPQAGYTAVRMGDSVTLSCALTKPMDVLQVTWQKDSEELHDNIATYSETNGLRIQKPYKDRMNFTSLELNKTSITFWDTRMDDSGCYKCLFNVFPSGPLSGNTCLSVFGLNASVHHNISEDHLIVICNANGLPEPTITWNNLFNSTPTQKTVKHKNGIVSITSTLEIYHIQSISAQDLTCKKRDHHCFGW